From one Plasmodium malariae genome assembly, chromosome: 12 genomic stretch:
- the PmUG01_12052700 gene encoding zinc finger protein, putative produces MEKINDQEVLKRITNITGNLTKASSCIKRKGKKKKKRKYKKIVEGKWKNVEPKKKQTKKIVDLFEDFKIQKKKETCKFFFKKGKCIHNENCTYSHDVTPIYKISKLCKFLIKGKCDKENCIFSHDYQLFFCRNNVIYNSCHNPMCKFKHIKIDNTINNADQYNLEVDNVLSKDDKIRFLYNNKNYLMELLIHKYHQFDNYDELNIDELIKKETYPWFINGIIDLIKVDFKYSKAHVFFKLVTNYKKKTYSSNLNIPDHNANFLENRNRSINEESTGNSYSKVQDNYSEQQSNQQKDITNKINNNKSASANKYSNDNDNEKEHEHNNDSNKNGEESFNDCKFYSSEEEEDYEKYLNKHFEIDS; encoded by the exons atggaaaaaattaacgaTCAAGAggttttaaaaagaataactaATATTACAG gcAATTTAACGAAGGCTTCCTCGtgtattaaaagaaaaggcaaaaaaaaaaagaagagaaaatataaaaaaatagttgagggaaaatggaaaaatgttgaaccaaaaaaaaaacaaacaaaaaaaatagttgaCTTGTTTGAAGACTTTAAAAtacagaagaaaaaagaaacgtgtaaatttttttttaaaaaaggaaaatgtatacataatgaAAATTGTACGTACTCACATGATGTTACACcgatatataaaatttcaaaattatgtaaatttttaattaaggGTAAATGTGATAAagaaaattgtatattttcaCATGATTATCAACTCTTTTTCTGTcgtaataatgtaatatacaATTCTTGTCATAACCCTATGTGTAAGTTcaaacatattaaaatagatAATACAATTAACAATGCAGATCAGTATAATTTGGAAGTTGATAATGTTTTGAGTAAAGATGACAAGATaagatttttatataataataaaaattacttaatggagttattaattcataaatatcATCAGTTTGATAATTACGACGAATTAAATATAgatgaattaataaaaaaagaaacatacCCATGGTTTATTAACGGTATTATTGATTTAATTAAAGTGGACTTTAAATATAGTAAAGCACAtgtcttttttaaattagtaacaaactataaaaaaaaaacatacagttcaaatttaaatatacctGATCATAATGCAAACTTTTTGGAAAATAGGAACAGAAGTATTAATGAAGAGTCAACTGGTAATAGTTATTCTAAAGTGCAAGATAACTATTCCGAACAACAGAGCAACCAACAGAAGGATATtacaaacaaaataaataataataaaagtgcCAGTGCCAACAAATACAGCAACGACAATGATAACGAAAAAGAACACGAGCACAACAACGATAGTAATAAGAACGGGGAAGAAAGCTTCAATGATTGTAAATTTTACTCAAGCgaggaagaagaagattacgagaaatatttaaataaacattttgaAATAGATTCataa